The Acidobacteriota bacterium genomic sequence AGGAGTGGGCCAAGTGGGACGAAGAGCGGAAGGTCGCCCTGATCCTGGGCGAGGATCCCGACTGAGTAGGAGCGTCCCCTGCTACTACTCGATACGCACATTCTCCTGTGGATGACCTTCGGCGACCGGCGCTTTGGTCCCGCTGCCCGCCGTGCCACTGATGAAGCGCTCGTCGCGGGCGACGCCGCAGTGTCGGCGATTTCGTTCTGGGAGATCGCGTTGCTCGTACAGAAGCGCCGCATCAGATTGCCTTGGGAAGCAGAAGCACTAAGGCGGTACTTGCTCGATCACGGTCTCAAGGAGCTCCCAGTAGACGGAGAGGTCGGGGTGCGTTCAATCCTCCTCACCGAGCTTCCCGGCGATCCAGCCGACCGGATCATCGTTGCCACCGCGCTGAATGGCCACCGTCTGGTGACCGCCGACCGGCAGTTACTCGACTGGCCCGGCCAGATTCAGCGGCTCAGAGCCACCGACTGAAGGTGGACCGCACACTGGGTGCGCCGGCGTCCCCGCCGGCTGCCGCCGCGATCACGTCCCTGCGAACTCGCCGTGCGATACTCGCCGGCCCAATGCGCTTGAGTCACTCCCGGATGAGCCGGCTCGCTACGGCGGCCCTCGCGCTCGCTGTCATCGGCTGCGCGGCCGAGCCAGAAACCGGGCAAGGCCCGTCAGCACCGCCGGCACCCGCAGCGCAGGGAGCTCCCGCCTGGGCCGCCGACGTTGTCATCCACCGCGACGAATGGGGGGTACCGCACATCAAGGCATCCACCGACGCCGCGGTCGCCTTCGGCTCCGCCTGGGCCCAGTGCGAGGACCACTTCTTCCAGCTCGAGGACACCTACATCAAGGCGCTCGGGCGGTACGCCGAGGTCGTCGGCGAGTCGGGCTTCCGCAGCGACCTCGAGGTCGCCCTCTTCGACCTCGTGGGGACCTCCCGCCGCGACTTCCCGAACCTGCCCGAGCACATCCGCCAGGTCGCCGAGGCCTTCGCGGCCGGCTACAACTACTACCTGGAGCGGCACCCCGAGGAGAAGCCGCGACTGCTGACGCGCATGGAGCCCTTCCACGTGCTCGCCTTCGAGCGCTACATGATCCTCGGCCGACTGCTCGGCGCCACCCACGCTCCACGCGGCCGGCTCCCTCGGCTGGCCGAGGAGCTGGCCGCGTCGCTCGGCTCGAACCAGTGGGCCGTCGCTCCGTCCAAGACGCGCGACGGCAACGCGATGCTGTTCATCAACCCCCACCAGCCCTGGTACGGCTCCGGCATGTTCACGGAGATGCACGTCGTGAGCGACGAGGGGCTCAACTTCTCGGGCGCCATGTACCCGGGCGGCCCGCTCCCGACCGCCGGCTTCAACGAGCGGCTCGGCTGGGCGTACACGGTCAACGCCGCCGACATCTCGGACACCTACCGTTTGACCTTCGACCACCCGAGCGACCCGCTCAAGTACCGCTACGGCGAAGGCTACCGGCAGGCCGAGGAGTGGAGCGCCACCATCCACGTCCTGAGCGATGACGGCAGTCTCGAACCGCGCGAGGTCGGGCTCCGGCGCTCGCACTACGGCCCGATCATCGCCAGGGAAGACGAGGACCACTACCTCGCCGCCCGCGTGCCGCGCCTGTACGAGGGCAGCCGCATGGTCCAGGCGCTGGCGCAGGCCAAGGCGCGGACCTTCGAGGAGTGGTACGCCGCCGTCTCGATGCAACTGCTGCAGACCTTCAACACGACCTACGCCGACGCCGACGGCAACATCTTCTACCTCTACAACGGGACGTTCGCCCGCCGCGACCCGTCGGTCGACTGGACCAGGCCCGTCGACGGCGCCGACCCGAACAACGAGTGGGGTCCGTTCCACCCGATCGAGGAGCTGCCGCAGGTCCTCAATCCACCGTCCGGGTTCGTCCAGAACTGCAACTCGACGCCCTTCACGACGACCGACGACGGCAACCCCTCGCTGCTCGACTTCCCGCCCTACATGGTCGAGGACAAGCACGACGACAAGCGCCGGGCCAAGGTGGCCCGCTACCTGCTGCGCAACGCCCGTGATCTCACCTTCGAGGACTTCCAGGACCTCGCCTACGACACGACCCTCTACTGGCCGATGACGGAGATCCCCGTCTACGCCCGCCGCCTCGAGCAGCTCGAGCGCACCGATCCGGACCTCGCCGACCGCGTGCGCCCCTACCTGGAGCATCTGCTGGACTGGGACTACAGGAGTTCGCTCACCTCCACGCAGGCGACGCTGGCCGTCGGCTGGTACGAGGAGCTCTACGGCCGCGGCTATCCGGTCGAGACCCTGAAACCCGAGTACGTGAACGACATGCCCGCGCGGTTCGTCGCCCTGGAGCGGGCCGCCGAGAAGCTGACCGAGCTTTACGGCGACTGGAAGGTGCCCTACGGCGACATCCACCGCATCCAGCGCCACGCGAACCAGCCCTCGGCCGGGGCCGTCCCCTTCTCGGACGACGAACCCAGTCTGCCGCTGGCCGGCGTCCGCGGCCCCCTCGGCGTCGCCTTCACGCTCTACCACTCGCCGCCCACAACCCTCGAGACCGGCGAAGAGCGGAAGCTCCGCTACGCTGCGACCGGCGCCTCCTACATGGCCGTCTACGAGTTCGGCGAGAAGACCCGCGGAGCGAGTTACCTCCACTACGGCCAGAGCCACCGGCCCGAGTCGCCCCACTTCTTCGACCAGGCGCGGTTGCTCTCGGAGAGACGATTCAAGCCGGCGTGGATCCATTGGGAGGACGTGGAGGCAAACACGGTGCGCGCGTATAGACCGGGCGAGTTCTGAGGGCAGCCCCTAGGCCGCCTGAACGAGGCCGGCCGTTGGCGAGGCTTGCTACGCTCCGAGCGTGAAGGTCGGCCGCCAC encodes the following:
- a CDS encoding type II toxin-antitoxin system VapC family toxin, producing the protein MLLLDTHILLWMTFGDRRFGPAARRATDEALVAGDAAVSAISFWEIALLVQKRRIRLPWEAEALRRYLLDHGLKELPVDGEVGVRSILLTELPGDPADRIIVATALNGHRLVTADRQLLDWPGQIQRLRATD
- a CDS encoding penicillin acylase family protein gives rise to the protein MSRLATAALALAVIGCAAEPETGQGPSAPPAPAAQGAPAWAADVVIHRDEWGVPHIKASTDAAVAFGSAWAQCEDHFFQLEDTYIKALGRYAEVVGESGFRSDLEVALFDLVGTSRRDFPNLPEHIRQVAEAFAAGYNYYLERHPEEKPRLLTRMEPFHVLAFERYMILGRLLGATHAPRGRLPRLAEELAASLGSNQWAVAPSKTRDGNAMLFINPHQPWYGSGMFTEMHVVSDEGLNFSGAMYPGGPLPTAGFNERLGWAYTVNAADISDTYRLTFDHPSDPLKYRYGEGYRQAEEWSATIHVLSDDGSLEPREVGLRRSHYGPIIAREDEDHYLAARVPRLYEGSRMVQALAQAKARTFEEWYAAVSMQLLQTFNTTYADADGNIFYLYNGTFARRDPSVDWTRPVDGADPNNEWGPFHPIEELPQVLNPPSGFVQNCNSTPFTTTDDGNPSLLDFPPYMVEDKHDDKRRAKVARYLLRNARDLTFEDFQDLAYDTTLYWPMTEIPVYARRLEQLERTDPDLADRVRPYLEHLLDWDYRSSLTSTQATLAVGWYEELYGRGYPVETLKPEYVNDMPARFVALERAAEKLTELYGDWKVPYGDIHRIQRHANQPSAGAVPFSDDEPSLPLAGVRGPLGVAFTLYHSPPTTLETGEERKLRYAATGASYMAVYEFGEKTRGASYLHYGQSHRPESPHFFDQARLLSERRFKPAWIHWEDVEANTVRAYRPGEF